AGCGTTGTACACAAGCTGAATCCAGCCGCACAGTCAAGCACATTTCATTTTTTTCGTGCCTCAAAAAATAAAAAGAGCTTGCCTTTTCCCAACGCTGAAAATAAGTTTTATGAAGATGATTTTTATATGTCAAAAAAATTGTTTATGGACTGAGAAATATATAACTTTGCCAAAATTGGGTAAAACAATAAAAAGTATAATAAACTAATGGCAAGTTTCGGAAACTACATAAAAACTCACCGAGAAGAAAAAGGCTGGAGTCAGACTGAATTCGGAGCGAAAGTCAAAATTAATACACCTGCTGTTAGTAAAATTGAGAATGACCATAAAAAATTTCCAGTTGGCAAATTGAAATTACTTGCCCAATTATTTGAACTAGATTACAACCAAGTTAAAGACTTGTATTTTGCAGACAAATTTGCAAAAGAAGCTTTTGAATATAAATGTTCTGATAAAATTTTTAAAGTTGCAGAAGACCAATCAACATATATCAAAGCAATAAACGCAAAACAAGGAAAATTAAAATTCTAATCGAGATGGATACAAAGAAACTCATACAAGTATTAGGATTTATACCTAAAGAAAACACTTCTGGAATTTTTCATAAAAACTATAATGGATATTCAATTGAAATTGATTTTGAAAAACAACAATTTGATTTCGGAAGCAAAATAATTGGAGGAAGAACAACTACTCAAAATTTCTCACAAGCTGAAAATTGGGTTGTTTTAGAGTGTATAGACAGATTACTAGAAAAAGGGTACAAACCAGAACATATAGTTTTAGAAAAAAAATACACAGTCGGACACGGAGCAAGTGGTGGTTGGCTCGATATTCTAGTTACTCGTAAAGATGGCTCTGCTTATTTAATGATAGAATGTAAGACTTGGGGAAAAGAATTTGAAAAAGAGTTTAAAAAAACCGAAACAAATGGCGGTCAGTTAATGACCTATTTTCAACAAGACAAGTCTGCTGATATTTTGATGTTATATGCTTCTAAATTAGACAAAAACAAAATCCAGTTTAAAAATGAAATAATAAAAATTGAGGAGCATTACAGACAAGCTGGAAATGTAGAAGATGTTTATGATAGATGGAATAAAGTAACCAATACCAACGGAATATTTGACGATTGGGTAAAACCTTATTTGTTTGAAAGCAAGAAACTAACCAAAGATGATTTAAAAACACTGAACGAAGAAGATAGTAAAAAAATATTTCACGAATTTTTATCTATACTTAGAAAGCATTCTGTCTCAGACAAACCCAACGCATTTAATAAGATTTTTAATCTTTTTCTCGCTAAAATATTTGATGAAAAAAAGAGAGATGATAAGGAACTTGATTTTCAATGGAAAGAACACAAAGACAATGCAGTTGATTTTCAAATCAGACTTATAAACCTATACAAATCTGGAATGTATGACTTCTTAAAAAAAGAAGTTAGAGGAATTTCAGATGATATGTTTAGCTATAAAACTCAAAAAGAATTAGAAGAAAAAAAGAAACATATTTTACTATTCAATAAGGTTTACGATATAAAGGATGTATTTGATGAAGAAACTTTTGAGGACAATCAAAAAGTATTAAAAGAAGTAGTTCAATTACTTCAAAAATTTAGAATTCGTTATCCTAGAAAACAACAACATTTAAGCGATTTCTTTGAACGTCTTTTAACAACTGGGTTGAAACAAGAAGCTGGTCAGTTTTTCACACCACCACCAATTACACGTTTCATAGTTCGCTCATTACCTATTTCACAATACATAAAGAAACAATTAAACCAATCAATTCCAGAACTTCCTGCTGTGATTGACTATAGTGTTGGTAGTGGTCACTTCTTAACCGAAGTAATGGAAGAGTACCAACGTACTATTGAGAATGATATTGATACCTCTAAATTAGAAACACAAGAAGCTGAAGATTTTGTGGAAGTTTGGAGAAAAAAGAAATACGATTGGGCAAGTAAATATGTTTATGGTATAGAAAAAGATTATCGTTTAGTAAAAGTCGCAAAAGTTGGCTGTTATTTTTATGGAGATGGTTTAGCACAAGTTATTCACGGAGATGGATTAGATAGTTTCAAACATTCCAAAAGTTACAGAGGACTATTAAAGAAAAATGCTGAAAAACCTCAATTTTCGTTTATTGTTTCTAATCCGCCATATTCTGTAAGTTCTTTTAAAGGTGATTTGAAAAATGCTTCCGCTAATGAGGATTTTAAATTGTTTGACAGTCTAAGCGATAGAAGTTCTGAAATAGAATGTTTGTTTATTGAACGTACTAAACAATTACTAAAAACAGACGGTATTGCAGCCATAATATTACCAAGTTCTATTTTAAGTAATTCGGGTTTATATTCACAAGCAAGAGAGATTATTTTAAAAGCTTTTGACATAATAGCAATTACAGAACTAGGCTCTGGCACTTTTATGGCTACAGGAACAAATACGGTTACTTTATTTTTAAAACGTAGAGAAGATACTATTGCCGAACAAGTAGAAAAATCTCTAGCTACATTCTTTACAAATCTTAAAGACATTACTATAAACGGTATTGAAAAACCAATAGAGA
The sequence above is drawn from the Reichenbachiella sp. genome and encodes:
- a CDS encoding helix-turn-helix domain-containing protein; its protein translation is MASFGNYIKTHREEKGWSQTEFGAKVKINTPAVSKIENDHKKFPVGKLKLLAQLFELDYNQVKDLYFADKFAKEAFEYKCSDKIFKVAEDQSTYIKAINAKQGKLKF
- a CDS encoding N-6 DNA methylase, which encodes MDTKKLIQVLGFIPKENTSGIFHKNYNGYSIEIDFEKQQFDFGSKIIGGRTTTQNFSQAENWVVLECIDRLLEKGYKPEHIVLEKKYTVGHGASGGWLDILVTRKDGSAYLMIECKTWGKEFEKEFKKTETNGGQLMTYFQQDKSADILMLYASKLDKNKIQFKNEIIKIEEHYRQAGNVEDVYDRWNKVTNTNGIFDDWVKPYLFESKKLTKDDLKTLNEEDSKKIFHEFLSILRKHSVSDKPNAFNKIFNLFLAKIFDEKKRDDKELDFQWKEHKDNAVDFQIRLINLYKSGMYDFLKKEVRGISDDMFSYKTQKELEEKKKHILLFNKVYDIKDVFDEETFEDNQKVLKEVVQLLQKFRIRYPRKQQHLSDFFERLLTTGLKQEAGQFFTPPPITRFIVRSLPISQYIKKQLNQSIPELPAVIDYSVGSGHFLTEVMEEYQRTIENDIDTSKLETQEAEDFVEVWRKKKYDWASKYVYGIEKDYRLVKVAKVGCYFYGDGLAQVIHGDGLDSFKHSKSYRGLLKKNAEKPQFSFIVSNPPYSVSSFKGDLKNASANEDFKLFDSLSDRSSEIECLFIERTKQLLKTDGIAAIILPSSILSNSGLYSQAREIILKAFDIIAITELGSGTFMATGTNTVTLFLKRREDTIAEQVEKSLATFFTNLKDITINGIEKPIEKYISHVWENISFQDYKTLLQKKPNEAIKQHEIFNEYDKKIKAKKEDEKWSKILEIEKDKLLYFILTYNQKVVLVKTGQKAKEKQFLGYDFSNRRGNEGMHPIKRSKTIDECTQLYDMKSFTNENKASTYIYRAFTENKFDLDIPETLQKNVSYQNLIDMLTFDRADFEQNISLSVKKKVKIQTKWNVFPLKEFVNLQNGFAFKSADYVESSNVLNFRQANIRLKGVLDLDYKKTFLPDNFSEKYKDFVLKDGDIVIAMTDMNSDLNLLAIPTIFKNTSRTTFLLNQRVGKFINFKLDKIIPSYLNSILKSEISRTQLRNLGFGSVQFNLSKTDLLNFKIPLPTLDIQQKIVDEIEVLEKQEQDLQNIILTHKEHINTSLETLFNKATKSVRLSDTDIFETKIGKRVLKSEISNQGKYPVYSANVFEPFGFINKELLTDFSTSSVVWGIDGDWMVNVIPANIPFYPTDHCGYLRIKQPIAKARYIAYCLDKEGKQIGFSRTKRASIDRIEGIKIPLPTMAEQEKVDVEIENLENEITEFEKQIAEIPKQKEAILKKYLE